In Streptomyces sp. NBC_00091, the following proteins share a genomic window:
- the rsmI gene encoding 16S rRNA (cytidine(1402)-2'-O)-methyltransferase, which produces MTADQPRGVEASPSHGVLVLAGTPIGDLADAPPRLAAELERADVIAAEDTRRLRRLTQGLGVHTTGRVLSYFEGNESARTPELVEALEAGRRVLLVTDAGMPSVSDPGYRLVAAAVEKDIKVTAVPGPSAVLTALALSGLPVDRFCFEGFLPRKAGERLGRLREVEGERRTLVYFEAPHRLDDTLAAMAEVFGAGRRAAVCRELTKTYEEVKRGGLGELAAWAAEGVRGEITVVVEGAPAAAPGDVDDEELVRRVRVREEAGERRKEAIAAVAMEAGVPKREVFDAVVAAKNAAQKVP; this is translated from the coding sequence GTGACAGCTGACCAGCCCCGCGGCGTTGAAGCCTCTCCCTCCCACGGCGTACTCGTCCTCGCCGGGACGCCCATCGGCGATCTCGCCGACGCCCCGCCCCGGCTCGCGGCCGAGCTGGAGCGGGCGGACGTGATCGCCGCCGAGGACACCCGGCGGCTGCGCCGCCTCACGCAGGGGCTCGGCGTGCACACCACCGGGCGCGTCCTGTCGTACTTCGAGGGCAACGAGTCCGCCCGCACCCCCGAACTGGTCGAGGCCCTGGAGGCCGGCCGGCGGGTGCTGCTGGTCACCGACGCCGGGATGCCCTCGGTCTCCGACCCCGGCTACCGGCTGGTCGCGGCCGCCGTGGAGAAGGACATCAAGGTCACGGCCGTCCCCGGGCCGTCCGCCGTGCTCACCGCGCTCGCCCTGTCAGGGCTCCCCGTGGACCGCTTCTGCTTCGAGGGCTTCCTGCCGCGCAAGGCGGGCGAGCGCCTCGGCCGGCTCCGCGAGGTGGAGGGCGAGCGGCGCACGCTCGTCTACTTCGAGGCCCCGCACCGGCTCGACGACACCCTGGCGGCCATGGCCGAGGTGTTCGGCGCCGGCCGGCGGGCCGCCGTGTGCCGGGAGCTGACCAAGACCTACGAGGAGGTCAAGCGCGGCGGACTCGGCGAGCTGGCCGCGTGGGCGGCCGAGGGGGTGCGCGGGGAGATCACGGTCGTGGTCGAAGGCGCCCCGGCGGCCGCGCCCGGCGACGTGGACGACGAGGAGCTGGTGCGCCGGGTGCGGGTGCGCGAGGAGGCCGGCGAGCGCCGCAAGGAGGCCATCGCTGCGGTCGCGATGGAGGCCGGCGTACCCAAGCGCGAGGTCTTCGATGCGGTGGTCGCGGCAAAGAACGCGGCACAAAAGGTGCCGTAA
- a CDS encoding TatD family hydrolase, which translates to MSPAEKDVPPPLPAPLRVAVADSHTHLDMQSGTVEEGLAKAASVGVTTVVQVGCDVKGSRWAAETAAVFENVHAAVALHPNEAPRIVHGDPGGTSQPARAGGGWSRQGARPGGGEAALDEALAEIEALAALDHVKAVGETGLDYFRTGPEGMAAQERSFRAHIEIAKRQGKALVIHDRDAHADVLRVLREEGAPERTVFHCYSGDAEMARECAAAGYYMSFAGTVTFKNAAPLREALAVAPLELVLVETDAPYLTPAPYRGRPNAPYLIPLTVRAMAAVRGIDEDAMATALAANTARAFGY; encoded by the coding sequence ATGAGCCCTGCTGAAAAGGACGTACCGCCCCCGCTGCCCGCACCGCTGCGGGTGGCGGTGGCCGACTCGCACACCCACCTCGACATGCAGTCCGGCACCGTCGAGGAGGGCCTCGCCAAGGCCGCCTCGGTGGGCGTGACCACCGTCGTCCAGGTGGGCTGCGACGTGAAGGGCTCGCGCTGGGCCGCCGAGACCGCGGCCGTCTTCGAGAACGTCCACGCCGCCGTGGCCCTGCACCCGAACGAGGCCCCCCGCATCGTGCACGGCGATCCTGGGGGCACCTCCCAGCCCGCTAGGGCTGGGGGAGGCTGGTCGCGCCAGGGCGCGCGCCCCGGCGGCGGCGAGGCGGCGCTCGACGAGGCGCTCGCCGAGATCGAGGCGCTGGCCGCGCTGGACCACGTCAAGGCGGTCGGCGAGACCGGCCTGGACTACTTCCGCACCGGCCCCGAGGGAATGGCCGCGCAGGAGCGTTCCTTCCGGGCCCACATCGAGATCGCCAAGCGGCAGGGCAAGGCGCTGGTCATCCACGACCGCGACGCCCACGCCGACGTGCTGCGCGTGCTGCGGGAGGAGGGCGCCCCCGAGCGGACCGTCTTCCACTGCTACTCCGGTGACGCCGAGATGGCCCGCGAGTGCGCCGCCGCCGGCTACTACATGTCCTTCGCCGGGACCGTCACCTTCAAGAACGCCGCACCGCTGCGCGAGGCCCTGGCGGTGGCCCCGCTGGAGCTGGTGCTGGTGGAGACCGACGCCCCGTACCTCACTCCGGCGCCTTACCGCGGACGGCCCAACGCCCCGTACCTCATTCCGCTGACGGTACGGGCCATGGCGGCGGTGCGCGGCATCGACGAGGACGCCATGGCCACGGCCCTGGCCGCCAACACGGCGCGCGCTTTCGGCTACTGA
- a CDS encoding ubiquitin-like domain-containing protein — translation MSDTQGSHRRVSWPEAQPDPGPDPGPDPDPGRASEPGVPAPRGEGRRAARRRAAAPAETPPPPAPDPAQPGGRRRAPNRRRAAPAQPPAPIPAPIPAPAPAPDADPGSGSAGARPPGGGSGRRRRSVRNPAGPGAAARDSWRRIVPQALVVAFLAGGTTAFVAADKAVRLTVDGVPRTLHTFAGSVDELLDAEGLGVGPHDLVAPARGSVLDDGQQVVVRYGRPLRLTLDGTSRQVWTTARTVDGALRQLGVRVEGAYLSAPRTAPVPRTGLTLGVRTERGVTFMADGRERTIRTNAATVQEALDQAGITLQGQDTTSVPPDSFPRDGQTVTVLRITGTREVREERIPYETERVEDAALFAGTEVVERVGRPGARRVTYALRTVNGVRQQPRKIAEEVVREPVSQRVLVGTKPLPTSVAGADGLDWAALAQCESGGRPAATDASGTYGGLYQFDVRTWQGLGGSGRPQDAPASEQTYRAKKLYVQRGASPWPHCGRRLER, via the coding sequence GTGAGCGATACGCAGGGCAGTCACCGCCGTGTGTCCTGGCCGGAGGCGCAGCCGGACCCGGGCCCGGACCCCGGCCCGGACCCCGACCCAGGGCGGGCCTCCGAGCCCGGGGTCCCCGCCCCCCGCGGCGAGGGCCGGCGGGCCGCGCGGCGCCGCGCGGCGGCCCCCGCCGAGACCCCGCCGCCACCCGCCCCGGACCCCGCCCAGCCCGGCGGCCGGCGCCGCGCCCCGAACCGCCGCCGCGCCGCCCCCGCGCAACCCCCGGCCCCGATCCCCGCCCCGATCCCCGCCCCGGCCCCGGCCCCGGACGCGGACCCCGGCAGCGGCAGCGCCGGCGCCCGCCCGCCCGGCGGCGGGTCCGGCCGCCGCAGGCGCTCCGTACGCAACCCGGCCGGCCCCGGCGCCGCCGCCCGCGACAGCTGGCGGCGCATCGTCCCGCAGGCGCTGGTCGTCGCCTTCCTCGCGGGCGGCACCACCGCCTTCGTCGCCGCCGACAAAGCGGTCCGCCTCACCGTCGACGGAGTGCCCCGCACCCTGCACACCTTCGCCGGGAGCGTGGACGAACTCCTCGACGCCGAAGGCCTCGGCGTCGGCCCCCACGACCTCGTCGCCCCCGCCCGGGGATCGGTCCTCGACGACGGCCAGCAGGTCGTCGTCCGCTACGGCCGCCCCCTGCGGCTCACCCTCGACGGCACCAGCCGCCAGGTGTGGACCACCGCCCGCACCGTCGACGGCGCCCTGCGCCAGCTCGGCGTCCGCGTCGAGGGCGCCTACCTCTCCGCCCCCCGCACCGCCCCCGTCCCGCGCACCGGCCTCACCCTCGGCGTGCGCACCGAACGCGGCGTCACCTTCATGGCCGACGGCCGCGAACGCACCATCCGCACCAACGCCGCCACCGTCCAGGAGGCCCTGGACCAGGCCGGCATCACCCTCCAGGGCCAGGACACCACCTCCGTCCCCCCGGACTCCTTCCCCCGCGACGGCCAGACCGTGACCGTCCTGCGCATCACCGGCACCCGCGAGGTCCGCGAGGAACGCATCCCGTACGAGACCGAACGGGTGGAGGACGCCGCCCTCTTCGCCGGCACCGAGGTCGTCGAGCGCGTCGGGCGGCCCGGGGCGCGCAGGGTCACGTACGCCCTGCGCACCGTCAACGGGGTCCGCCAGCAGCCCCGGAAGATCGCCGAGGAGGTGGTCCGCGAGCCCGTCAGCCAGCGGGTCCTGGTCGGCACGAAGCCGCTGCCCACCTCCGTCGCCGGAGCCGACGGCCTCGACTGGGCCGCGCTGGCCCAGTGCGAGTCCGGCGGCCGCCCCGCCGCCACCGACGCCTCGGGCACCTACGGCGGCCTCTACCAGTTCGACGTACGCACCTGGCAGGGCCTCGGCGGCAGCGGCCGCCCGCAGGACGCCCCCGCCTCGGAGCAGACGTACCGGGCCAAGAAGCTCTACGTGCAGCGGGGGGCGAGTCCGTGGCCGCACTGCGGCCGTAGGCTTGAGCGGTGA
- the rsmA gene encoding 16S rRNA (adenine(1518)-N(6)/adenine(1519)-N(6))-dimethyltransferase RsmA, whose protein sequence is MSTAEQQPHQAPEAPSDALLGPADIRELASVLGVRPTKQKGQNFVIDANTVRRIVRTAGVRPDDVVVEVGPGLGSLTLALLEAADRVTAVEIDDVLAAALPATIEARMPHRKDRFALVHSDAMLVTELPGPAPTALVANLPYNVAVPVLLTMLDRFPSIERTLVMVQSEVADRLAARPGNKVYGVPSVKAAWYAEVKRAGAIGRNVFWPAPNVDSGLVSLVRRTEPVKTTASKAEVFAVVDAAFAQRRKGLRAALAGWAGSAAAAETALVAAGISPLARGESLTVEQFAAIAEHKPAAPRPAL, encoded by the coding sequence GTGAGCACCGCAGAGCAGCAGCCCCACCAGGCCCCCGAGGCCCCCTCCGACGCCCTACTCGGGCCGGCCGACATCCGAGAGCTGGCCAGCGTCCTCGGCGTACGCCCGACGAAGCAGAAGGGCCAGAACTTCGTCATCGACGCCAACACGGTGCGCCGGATCGTGCGCACCGCCGGGGTGCGTCCGGACGATGTGGTCGTCGAGGTCGGCCCGGGCCTGGGCTCGCTGACGCTCGCCCTGCTGGAGGCCGCCGACCGGGTGACCGCCGTCGAGATCGACGACGTCCTGGCCGCCGCGCTGCCCGCCACCATCGAGGCGCGGATGCCGCACCGCAAGGACCGCTTCGCGCTGGTCCACTCCGACGCGATGCTCGTCACCGAACTGCCCGGCCCGGCGCCGACCGCGCTCGTCGCGAACCTCCCGTACAACGTGGCCGTGCCGGTCCTGCTGACCATGCTCGACCGCTTCCCGAGCATCGAGCGGACCCTCGTCATGGTCCAGTCCGAGGTCGCCGACCGGCTCGCCGCCCGTCCGGGCAACAAGGTCTACGGAGTCCCCTCGGTCAAGGCGGCCTGGTACGCGGAGGTCAAGCGGGCCGGGGCCATCGGCCGCAACGTCTTCTGGCCCGCGCCGAATGTCGACTCGGGACTCGTCTCGCTCGTACGGCGCACCGAGCCGGTCAAGACCACCGCCTCCAAGGCCGAGGTCTTCGCGGTCGTCGACGCGGCCTTCGCGCAGCGGCGCAAGGGCCTGCGCGCCGCGCTGGCCGGCTGGGCCGGCTCCGCCGCGGCCGCCGAGACGGCGCTGGTCGCCGCCGGCATCTCCCCGCTCGCGCGCGGGGAATCCCTGACGGTGGAGCAGTTCGCGGCGATCGCCGAGCACAAGCCCGCGGCCCCGAGGCCCGCGCTGTGA
- a CDS encoding 4-(cytidine 5'-diphospho)-2-C-methyl-D-erythritol kinase: MSVTVRVPAKVNVQLAVGAARPDGFHDLANVFLAVSLFDEVTAAPAAELTVTCEGPDRDQVPLDRSNLAARAAETLAARAGIEPAVHLHIAKNIPVAGGMAGGSADGAAALLACDRLWGLDTPREELLAICAELGSDVPFSLVGGAALGTGRGEFLTPVAAGEFHWVFAVAEGGLSTPAVFREFDRLTAGTDVPEPQASPALLAALASGDADALAAVLAGSNGLQPAALSLRPQLADTLAAGTDAGALAGLVSGSGPTTAFLVRDPESAAKVAAALEASGTCRATRVTSSPAPGATVLP, from the coding sequence GTGAGCGTGACGGTACGCGTCCCCGCGAAGGTCAACGTCCAGCTGGCGGTGGGCGCCGCCCGCCCCGACGGCTTCCACGACCTGGCCAACGTCTTCCTGGCCGTGTCCCTCTTCGACGAGGTGACCGCGGCCCCGGCCGCGGAACTGACGGTCACCTGCGAAGGCCCGGACCGCGACCAGGTGCCGCTGGACCGCAGCAACCTCGCGGCGCGCGCCGCCGAGACCCTGGCGGCCCGGGCCGGCATCGAGCCTGCCGTGCACCTGCACATCGCCAAGAACATCCCGGTCGCCGGCGGCATGGCCGGCGGCAGCGCGGACGGGGCGGCCGCCCTGCTGGCCTGCGACCGGCTGTGGGGGCTCGACACCCCGCGCGAGGAACTGCTGGCCATCTGCGCCGAGCTGGGCAGCGACGTCCCCTTCAGCCTCGTCGGGGGCGCGGCGCTGGGCACCGGACGCGGCGAGTTCCTCACCCCGGTGGCCGCCGGGGAGTTCCACTGGGTGTTCGCGGTCGCCGAAGGCGGCCTCTCCACCCCGGCGGTGTTCCGTGAGTTCGACCGGCTGACCGCCGGTACGGACGTCCCCGAGCCGCAGGCCTCCCCGGCGCTGCTGGCGGCCCTCGCCTCGGGCGACGCGGACGCGCTGGCCGCGGTCCTGGCCGGGTCCAACGGGCTCCAGCCGGCCGCGCTCTCCCTGCGCCCGCAGCTGGCCGACACCCTCGCCGCGGGCACCGACGCGGGGGCACTGGCCGGGCTGGTCTCCGGCTCGGGGCCGACGACGGCCTTCCTGGTGCGGGACCCGGAATCCGCCGCCAAGGTCGCCGCCGCGCTGGAGGCCTCGGGCACCTGCCGCGCCACCCGGGTCACCTCCTCCCCGGCCCCGGGGGCCACCGTCCTGCCGTAG